The bacterium region AGTTTTGGTGCGCATAAGTTTTATTTTGGCAATCCCGGTTTAGGCGTTTTGTACCTGCTGTTTTTCTGGACCGCCATACCAGCCATCATCGGAATTATTGAAGGGATTATCATATTGACGATGTCCCAAGCCGACTTCGATGCGAAATTCGGTCGCATTTGAAACGCATCAACATAGCAGGCACGTTGAATACAATAGAAAAGGGCGAATGAAAATCATTCGCCCTTTTTCTATCCGCTTAATGTGAATGTTATTGGATCATCGACTTACGATAAGTGATGAAACCGCGCGTTCCTTGATCGTTCATATAGCTGTCAAACGAGAGCTTCCAGATATGGCTGCTTTGCTTCACTAACAGCGTTTTGTCCCATGCTGGCATCGCATGCGTCGATGAGTTGTAATTGAACAACCAACCGGTATAGAGTGTGTCGCTGTCGGTATGC contains the following coding sequences:
- a CDS encoding NINE protein, yielding SFGAHKFYFGNPGLGVLYLLFFWTAIPAIIGIIEGIIILTMSQADFDAKFGRI